The genomic region CACTCTTCGAGAACGGAAAGGCGCTCGCGATGCCATGCAAGCGCCGAGATGCGCGCAGCTTCCGCACGCGCGTAGGCCTCGCGGACTTCGCGAGTCACGCGTTGCACCGCGGCCTCGTAACGTGCGCGTGCCTGCGCGAGCTTCGCGTCGGCGAGTGCGCGCGCTGCGCGGCCGCCGTCGAGCGGAATGCCGAACTCGGCACCGGGGCCGATCTCCGCATCGGCGCCCGACCCGTTCGCGTCGAGCACGGCGATCAGCTGAAGCACTTCGCGGCGCGCGAGTCCGGCGCGTGCGCCGGCGGCTTCCACCTCGAGTTCGGCGGCGCGCAGCTCGGGGCGAGCAGCGAGCGAGTCGCGCACGAGCTCGTCGACGGAGGGAAGCTCGGCGTGAGGGAGCGCTGTCTCCTCCCTCTCGCAGGGCCAGTCTGCGAACTGGAACGCGGTGAGCTCGGACAGGCGCGCGGTCGCGCCAACAACCGCGGCGTACTCCTGCGCGTGCCGATCGGAGGCGTTCACTGCTTGGAGCTTGGCGCGCGCGACATCGACTGCGGGAAGCCCACCCGCGCGAAACCGCCGCTCGGCATACTCGGCGAAGCGGCGATACGGGTCGCGAGTCTCGCGTAGGAGCGCGCGGAGCCTGGACGCGGCGTTCGCGTCCGCACACGCGACGCGCACATCGCGCACGAGATCGAGCCCGCTCGCGACGACGCGCTCTGCAGTCGCCGCCCAGTCGCGCTTCGCCGCAGCAACGCGCTTCGGTCGCAGCCAGAGCGCGTCGATCGGGAGCTTCGCTGCGTACTCGAGCTGTTTCGAGCCGAGCGGTAACAGCACGCTGAAGGTTGCGGGAGGCGGTGCGCCTGCGCGCATCCACTCCGCCTCCGCGACCCCGAGATCCGCGAGCGCCGCACGGAATTGCGCGCTCCGGCGCAGCGCGAACGCGACGAGCTCGTCTTCGCTCGGCATCGCGTCCCCGGGGTCCGCGAGGTCGGCGCGCTTCGCTTTCTCACCGCTGCGCTCCGTGAGCTGCGCGCGAATCTGCGCCGCGCCATCCGGCGGGCTCACGCAAGCGACTGCGAGCAGCGCCGCCGCTGCGAGCGCAACCGAGCCTATGACGCGACGCGCTGGCAAGTTGCTCCCTAACGATTTGTCTGCGCGATCACCGTCTCGCCGAAGCGCAGCATCTGGTCGCGCTTCTGCACCAGGGTGGAGCGCGGGCCGAGCGTGAAGCTGAACGGAAACGAGTTCGCGCCGGTCATGCCGTGCTCCTCGAGGCGCCGCAACGTGGGTGCTTCGAGAGGCGTCACGAGTGGCACGATCGTTTCGAAGGGGTTGCTCGCGCGCGCGCTCTGGGCGCGCATCACGCGCAACTTGCCGAGGATCTGCTCCGCCTCTTCCGGCGTGTTGCCCACGCCGAGCCAGCCGTCGCCCACGTACGTCGCGCGCTTCATCGCGACATCTGTCAGGCCACCGAACCAGATTGGAACCTCGCGCCCCGGCGCTGGGCTCATCTGCGCGGGCTGCAGGTCGAAGAAGCGGCCGTGGTGCTCGACCACGTCGCCGGTCCACAGCTTGCGCATCAGCGCGACCATCTCGTCCATGCGCCGGCCGCGCGTGTGGAAGTCGATGCCGAGCGCGTCGAACTCCTCGCGGATCCAGCCCGCGCCGGCGCCGAGCGCGACGCGTCCATCTGTCAGGAGCGCGAGCGTGCCGAGCGTCTTCGCGAGCTGAATCGGCTCGCGCAGCGGGAGGATGAACACGAAGGTCGCGAAGTGGAGGCGCTTCGTCGCCGCCGCCATCGCCGCGATCGTCGTCCACGGATCCGGGAACGGCGTGCGCCCGTCGAACATCGGCGCGCCGTCTCCCGAGTACGGGTACTTCGACGCGAGCGTGCCCGGGAAGAACAGGTGATCGGCCAATAACAAGCCGTGGTAGCCCGCCTCTTCCGCTGCTTGCGCGATGCCGACTAGCTGATCGGGCTCCGCGAACGAGATGGCTTGCCAGAACTTCATGCACACCTTTCGCGAGCTTCGCTCGCTGGATCGCCTGCGTTCCTCTTCTCGATTGTCGCGCTCACGCAGGCACGAAGCGGCTGATCGTGTCCACCACGCACGCCGGGCGATCGCTGCCTTCGATCTCCACCGTCACGCGCACCGTCACCTGCACCGCGCCGCCCTTCACTTCTTCCGCCGCGACGACTTCGCCGACGCCGCGCACGCGCGAGCCGACGCGCACGGGCGAGGGGAAGCGCACTTTGTCGCAGCCGTAGTTCACGCCCATCGAGACGCTGCGCACCTCGAGGATTTGCGGCAGGAACTGGTTCACGAGCGAGAGCGTGAGGTAGCCGTGCGCGATGGTGGCGCCGAAGGGGCCGCTTTTCGCGCGCTCGGGATCGACGTGGATCCACTGGTGGTCGCCGGTCGCGCGCGCGAACTCGTCGATGCGCGGCTGCTCGATCGCGAGCCACTCGCTCGCGCCGAGCGGTTTGCCGACCGCGCCGAGCAGCTCGCGCGGGTTCGAGAAGATCGTGGGCACTGCCGTCCTCCGCCGAAGGTGCGAGCGGCGGATTCAAGCTCGTTTCGCGCGCGGGCGCGATGGGCGTGCAACGGGGACGTACGTGCATCGCGCTTGAACGTGTGGAGTTGCACGTACGTCCCCGTTGCACGTTCAGCTGCGCCTCAGTCCGCGGCGGCACTCACGCAGCGCGTGCACCGCGCACGATCGCGACGAGCTTCACGCCCGTGACGAGCGCGCAGATCAGCGCCGCGTAGAGCACGCTCGGCGTGGTGAAGAGCGAGGCGACGCCGAGCGCGGCGTCGACGCCGATCAGAGCGAGCGCGGTGCGCGGCGCGCGCGCGCCGATGCGCGTTCGCAGCCAGCGGCCTGCGGCGAAGTAGAGCGGCGCAGCGAGCACGAACGCGACGATCGGGCTCGCGATGCGATCGTACGCCTGCGCCTCGGCCTCGGTCGTGTTCGCGTGGAGGAACGTCGACCACAGCCACACCCAGGCGAACGAGGCAGCAACGAGAATCGCGAGCAGCGCGAGTGCGCCCGCGATTGCGAAGCCCGAGTGAATCGGGGCGCGAGTCGCGCCGCGGCTCGAAGCGCCGGCGGCGGTCGTCGTCATGGCGCGTCTCCTTGCAGGCCGCTGCAGCCTGCGCCCGTGCCTGGCCCACGACTTGACGATTGTTGCTCCCCCGCGCGGGCGTGGCCCTCTTAAGATTGGGAGCGGAGGAAGCGTCATGCGGAGAGCCGCCACGATGGGCCTGCTGCTCTTCGCGATGAGCTGCGAACACACGCCGATGGCGGGCGAGCGTGAGCCCGAGCCGCCCTCGCCGGATGCGCGCGTGCTCGCGATCGCAGATGCGCTCGTGGACCAAAGGCTCGCCGACAGCCCTGCGACGCTCGCGCGCTTGCGTCCGCCGGGTGCGCGCCACGACGCGCTGCCCGATCAGTCGCTGGCCGCAGAGGCCGCACGCGATCGGCGCGAAGACGCGTGGCTCGCGGAGCTGCGCGCGACGCCGCGTGATGCGCTTGCGGATCCAGCGGCGCAGCACGCGCGCGATCTCGCGCTCGCGCTGCTCGAAGCGAACGCGGCGCAGCGCGTGTGCAAGCGCGAGCTCTGGCCCGTGAGCCAGGTCGGCCCCGCGCTGCTCGTGAACCTCGCCGACGCAGCGCTCGCGCAACCGCTCGAGACTCCCGAGCTGCGCGCGCAGGCGCTCACGCGCTGGACGCAGTTTCCGCGCGCGGTGGGCGACGAGATCGCGGCGCTGCGCGTGGGCCTCGCGCGAGGTGTTACGGCGCCGCGAGTCGTCGTCGACCACGTGCTCGCGCAGCTCGCGACGCTGATCGCAGCGCCGGACGCGGAGCTGCCGCTCGCGAGCCCCGCGTTCCGCGCGAACGACGAGGACTTCCGCGCGACGTTCCTCGCTCTCGTCGCGCACGACGTGCGCCCTGCCCTCGCGCGCTACCGCGACTTCCTACGCGACGAGTATGCGCCACGCGCGCGCGACTCGATCGCGATGGCGGACGGCCCCGGCGGCCGCGCTTGTTATGAGGCGTCGCTGCTGCTCCAGACGACCCTCGCGACCTCTCCCGAAGAGGTGCACGCGCGCGGCCACGCAGCGCTCGCGGAGATCGAAGCCGAGATCGCGGCGATCTCGGCGCGCAGCTTCGGCGGAATCCCGCCGCGCGAGCTGCTCGCGAAGCTGCGCAGCGATACCGCGTTCTTGTATCGCGACGAAGCGCACGTGCTGCGCGTCGGCCAAGCGGCGATGGATCGCGCTTGGGTCGCGCTTCCGCGCGCGTTCACGTTCCTGCCCCGCTCGCGCGCGATCCTCGAACCGATCCCCGCGTTCCAGGCGAAGACGGCCGCGGCGCACTACCTGCAGGCCGCACTCGATGGCAGCGCGCCCGCGGCGTACCGCGTGCGCACGTTCGCGCCCGAGAAGCAAAGCTGGGTGACGGGCGAGAACACCGCGTTCCACGAGATCGTCCCGGGTCACCACCTCCAGATCGCCCTCGCGAACGAACGCGACGACCTGCCGCGCATCGCGCGCCTGTTGTTTCGCAGCGGCTTCACCGAAGGCTGGGCGCTCTACGCAGAGCGCGTCGCCGACGAGCTCGGTCTCTACTCGAGCGACGCCGACCGACTCGGCATGCTGAACGGCCGCGCGTGGCGCGCAGTGCGCCTCGTGGTCGACTCCGGCATGCACGCGCTCGGCTGGAGCCGCGAGCGCGCGCTCGCGTTCATGCTCGAGCACACCGCGCTCTCGCCGGACCAGGCCGCGCAGGAGATCGACCGCTACATCGCGCGCCCGGCGCAGGCAGCGGCGTACTTGCTCGGTTATCAGGAAATCGTCGCGCTACGCGAAGAGGCCGAGCGTGCGCTCGGAGCGCGCTTCGACTTGCGCGAGTTCCACGACGTCGTGCTCGGCAGCGGCAGCACCACGCTTCCGCTGCTGCGCGAGCGCGTGGCGGCGTGGCTCGAAGGGGAGATGCCGCCGCCGGATCGGACCGAGGTCGGGCTCGAGAACGGCCCGTCGCCTGATCGGCCTCCGCCCTAATTCGGCCGAACCACAACCCTTGTCAGGGCCACGCACCGGCCGGCCGAAGAGCGCGAGCTGGAGCGAGTGGCGATGGCGGCGGCGACATCAGCGGCGGGCAGCGGGTCCGCGCAAGGGCACGATTCTTCTCGGTTCTTCGGTTTCGCCGCGATCTGCGTTCAGCTCGCGCTGCTCGCCCTCGCGATGCAGCGTTTCGGCATCGAGAACGCGGGCTTCCAGAACCTCGCGTGGCTCGCGTTCGCGGGCTTCGCGGTGCACTTCTGGCTGCCGCGCGCGTGGCGCCTCGGTTTCTTTCTCGCGCTCTCGCTCGCAGGCTTCGCGCTCGTGCTGGGCGTCGCGAACGCGGCTTGGCTCGTGGTGGTGACGCTCGCGCTGATCGGCGTATGCCACCTGCCCACATCCTGGAGCGTTCGCATCGGGTTGTTGTTGGCGGCAGGCGCCGGGCTCGCGTGGCTGCGCGTGCAACCGGTGGGCGCGCCGTGGTCGGCCTCGCTCTGGCCGATCCTCTCCGCGGTCTTGATGTTCCGCATGATCGTCTACGTGTACGACCTGCGGCACGACAAGAAGCCGGGCACGCCGCTGCAGGCGCTCTCGTACTTCTTCCTCCTGCCCAACGCGAGCTTCCCGCTCTTCCCCGTCATCGACTACACCACGTTCCGCAAGAGTTATTACGGCGCTCCCGAGCCCCAGCTCCATCAGCGCGGCGTCGACTGGATGGTGCGCGGAGTGGTGCAGCTGCTGCTCTACCGCGTGATCTATTTCCACCTGACGATCGAGGCGAGCGAGGTACGCGGCCCGTTCGAGCTGCTGCAGTACCTCGCCACCAACTTCCTGCTCTACCTGCGCGTCTCCGGCCAGTTCCACCTGATCGTGGGAATGCTGCATCTGTTCGGCTTCCACTTGCCGGAGACGAACCACCAGTACGCGCTGTCCTCCTCCTTCACCGACTTCTGGCGCCGCATCAACATCTACTGGAAGGACTTCATGCTGAAGGTCTTCTACTACCCGGCGTTCTTCCGGTTGCGGAAGCGGGGAACGAAGACGGCGCTCGTGGGCGCGACGCTGTTCGTGTTCGTGGTGACGTGGTTCCTGCACAGTTATCAATGGTTTTGGCTGCGCGGATCGTTCCCGGTCACCTGGCAGGACATCATCTTCTGGGGGACGCTCGCCGGGCTCGTCGTCCACGGCACGCTGCGCGAAGCCGATCCGTCGTTCCGCAAGCGCAAGCTTGGGGGCGAGCCGCTCTGGAAGCGCGCGCTCGCGACCGTGGGGACGTTCTTCGCGATCTGCACGCTTTGGTCGATCTGGACTGCGGACACGATTCCGGCGTGGCTGCTGCTCTGGAAGAACGGCCTCGCGTGGCACGGCGCACCGGAGCTCCCCGCGGCTTCCAGCTGGGCGCCGAGCCTGGCGATCGCGCTCGGCTGTGCGGGAGTGTTCTGGGCCGCGCGCGCACTCGGCCCGCGCGTGCTGCCGCGCGTCGCGCCGCAGGGCGCGTCGCTCGCCGCGATCGGGCTGCTGATCGTGCTCAGCGCGGGCAAGGCGCAAAGCGCGCTCGGCTCGGGCGGCGAGCTGCTCGCGAGCATCGAGCAAAGCCGGCTCAGCGCCACCGACATCGCGCGGCTGCAGCGCGGTTATTACGAAGAATTGATCGACATGGACCGCTTCGGCTCGCCGGTGTGGGAGCTCGAGCTGAAGAAACCGGCGTCGTGGCCGAGGCTGCACGCGACCGAGCTCGCGAGGCCGGTGCGCAGCTGGATGAAGGTGGAGATGAACCCGTCGGTTTCGATCGACTTCCACGGCGTGCCGACGAGCACGAATCGCTGGGGAATGCGCGATCGCCACTACACGCTCGAGAAGCCGCCCGGCACATGGCGCGCCGTACTGATCGGCTCGTCGCACCTGATGGGCTCGGGCGTGGCGGACGATGCGACGTTCGAGGCGCTCATCGAAGCGAAGCTGAACGAGACGCGCCCTGGCGGCTACGCACGCTACGAGTTGCTCAACTTTGGCATCGAGGGCTACACGCCCCCCCCCAACAGCTCGACGACCTGCGAACGCGCGCGCTGCGCTTCTCGCCCGACGCCGCGATCTACGTCGCGCACTCGATCGACCGCACGAAGGCGCGCAACCACGTTGCCGAGGCGCAGAACCGCGGGCTCGCGATTCCGCACGCCTATCTGCGCGAGATCCTGACCAAAGCCGGTGCGCAGCCGGGCGAGAGCGAAGAGTCGATCAAGGAGAAGCTCTCTCCGTTCGCCGAGGACATTCTGCGCTGGAGCTACGCCGAGTTCGCGCGCACGGCGCGCGAGGCGGGCGCCGTTCCGATCTGGCTGCTGATCCCGACGCCACTCGACGAGACCGCGGAGCAGATGGTCGCGAGCACGACGCAGCTCGCGCGCGATGCGGGCTTCGTCATCATCGACGAAGTGCAGACTGCGTACGCGCATCTGCCGTGGGAAGAACTGGCCGTCGCAGAGTGGGACGACCATCCGAATGCGAAAGGCCACGCGCTGATCGCGGAGCGCACGCTCGAAGCGATCGTCGCGCGAGAGAGCGAGATTTGGCGCGCCGCGCCTTCGCAGGTCGCCGAAGAGATCCCTGACGCGGAAACCATGGAGAGCATCCGATGAGTCACGATGAAGCCTCGATCCGTAACGCTGTGCGCAGCTACATCCTGCGCGAGCTGATCCCGGGCGAAGCGCCCGAGAAGCTCGACGACGCGCTGTCGCTCAAGGAGGCGGGCATTCTCGTCTCACTGTCGACGCTGCAGTTCGTCACGAACGTCGAGGAGAGCTTCGGCCTCGAGCTGGAGCCGCACGAAGCGTCGACCGCGTTCAACTCGGTGAACGAGATCGTCGCGCTCGTGGCGTCGAAGCTGGCATGACGCTCGCGGCGGAAGTTGCGTCGCTCGCTGCGCTGCTCGAGCACTGGGCGCTGCGCACGCCGAATGCGATCGCGGCCGAAGATTCCGCGGGCCGCGCGCTCACGTACGCGCAGCTCGACGCGCTGGCGTCGCGCATCGCGCAGCGCCTGTGCGAGCGCGGCGTGGTTCCGGGCGACCGCGTGGGCGTGTGCCTGCCGAAGAGCCTCGCGTCGTTCGCGGCGCTGCTCGCGATCTCGAAGGCGCGCGCCACCTACGTGCCCGTCGACTTCTCCGCGCCGGCCGAGCGCAACCGCTTCATCTTCGCCGATTGCGCCGCTCGCGTCGTGGTCGCGGACGATGCCCGCGCTGCGGCGCTCGCTCCCGGCGACGACTTCTCCGCGCCACTGCTCGCGTTCACCGGCGATGCTGCGAATGGCGACGATGCCGCGTGGCTCGTAGGCGCTGGCGAGAGCTTCCGCTGCGCAGCGCCCGCCAGCGCGCAGGATCTCTCGTACATCCTCTACACGTCCGGCTCGACCGGGAAGCCGAAGGGCGTCGTGCACACCAACGCGAGCGCCCTGTCGTTCGTGGACTGGGCCGCGCAGCTCGCGCAGCCTGGGAGCGCCGACCGCTTCAGCAGCCACGCGCCGTTCCACTTCGATCTCTCGATCCTCGACCTCTACGTGCCGCTCACGGCTGGCGCGCGCGTCGTGCTCGTGAGCGAGGGATTAGGGAAGGATCCGCACGCGCTCGCGAAGTTCATCTCCGAGCGCCGCATCAGCGTGTGGTACTCGGTGCCGTCGATCCTCGCGGTGCTCGCGCAGCACGGAAAGCTCGAGCGCCACGACTACGGCGCTCTGCGGCTCGTGTTCTTCGCGGGCGAGGTCTTCC from Deltaproteobacteria bacterium harbors:
- a CDS encoding DUF885 domain-containing protein, yielding MRRAATMGLLLFAMSCEHTPMAGEREPEPPSPDARVLAIADALVDQRLADSPATLARLRPPGARHDALPDQSLAAEAARDRREDAWLAELRATPRDALADPAAQHARDLALALLEANAAQRVCKRELWPVSQVGPALLVNLADAALAQPLETPELRAQALTRWTQFPRAVGDEIAALRVGLARGVTAPRVVVDHVLAQLATLIAAPDAELPLASPAFRANDEDFRATFLALVAHDVRPALARYRDFLRDEYAPRARDSIAMADGPGGRACYEASLLLQTTLATSPEEVHARGHAALAEIEAEIAAISARSFGGIPPRELLAKLRSDTAFLYRDEAHVLRVGQAAMDRAWVALPRAFTFLPRSRAILEPIPAFQAKTAAAHYLQAALDGSAPAAYRVRTFAPEKQSWVTGENTAFHEIVPGHHLQIALANERDDLPRIARLLFRSGFTEGWALYAERVADELGLYSSDADRLGMLNGRAWRAVRLVVDSGMHALGWSRERALAFMLEHTALSPDQAAQEIDRYIARPAQAAAYLLGYQEIVALREEAERALGARFDLREFHDVVLGSGSTTLPLLRERVAAWLEGEMPPPDRTEVGLENGPSPDRPPP
- a CDS encoding amino acid adenylation domain-containing protein encodes the protein MTLAAEVASLAALLEHWALRTPNAIAAEDSAGRALTYAQLDALASRIAQRLCERGVVPGDRVGVCLPKSLASFAALLAISKARATYVPVDFSAPAERNRFIFADCAARVVVADDARAAALAPGDDFSAPLLAFTGDAANGDDAAWLVGAGESFRCAAPASAQDLSYILYTSGSTGKPKGVVHTNASALSFVDWAAQLAQPGSADRFSSHAPFHFDLSILDLYVPLTAGARVVLVSEGLGKDPHALAKFISERRISVWYSVPSILAVLAQHGKLERHDYGALRLVFFAGEVFPVKHLRALKQLWTAPRFFNLYGPTETNVCTYYEIPRTIEPERSAPFPIGPACENCEAIAFDDEMRPVARGAEGVLYVQASGPVMRDYWNLPERTAQAFRTTADGRRWYCTGDIVVADERGCFSYVGRRDRMVKRRGYRIELGEIEAALYKHPAVKEAAVVAKTQEDGVAIWAYVAGHGAPPGVIELKQFCAKNLLAYMSPDRFVVVDALPRTSTAKVDYQALLKSA
- a CDS encoding TolC family protein translates to MSPPDGAAQIRAQLTERSGEKAKRADLADPGDAMPSEDELVAFALRRSAQFRAALADLGVAEAEWMRAGAPPPATFSVLLPLGSKQLEYAAKLPIDALWLRPKRVAAAKRDWAATAERVVASGLDLVRDVRVACADANAASRLRALLRETRDPYRRFAEYAERRFRAGGLPAVDVARAKLQAVNASDRHAQEYAAVVGATARLSELTAFQFADWPCEREETALPHAELPSVDELVRDSLAARPELRAAELEVEAAGARAGLARREVLQLIAVLDANGSGADAEIGPGAEFGIPLDGGRAARALADAKLAQARARYEAAVQRVTREVREAYARAEAARISALAWHRERLSVLEEWDDRAGMAYEAGAIDAGAKLEAEIAMLEGRREFVLADAAWRRARAELERAVGHRLALASEASAAPVTTPATPVEP
- a CDS encoding MaoC family dehydratase; translated protein: MPTIFSNPRELLGAVGKPLGASEWLAIEQPRIDEFARATGDHQWIHVDPERAKSGPFGATIAHGYLTLSLVNQFLPQILEVRSVSMGVNYGCDKVRFPSPVRVGSRVRGVGEVVAAEEVKGGAVQVTVRVTVEIEGSDRPACVVDTISRFVPA
- a CDS encoding acyl carrier protein, with amino-acid sequence MSHDEASIRNAVRSYILRELIPGEAPEKLDDALSLKEAGILVSLSTLQFVTNVEESFGLELEPHEASTAFNSVNEIVALVASKLA
- a CDS encoding TIGR03619 family F420-dependent LLM class oxidoreductase, encoding MKFWQAISFAEPDQLVGIAQAAEEAGYHGLLLADHLFFPGTLASKYPYSGDGAPMFDGRTPFPDPWTTIAAMAAATKRLHFATFVFILPLREPIQLAKTLGTLALLTDGRVALGAGAGWIREEFDALGIDFHTRGRRMDEMVALMRKLWTGDVVEHHGRFFDLQPAQMSPAPGREVPIWFGGLTDVAMKRATYVGDGWLGVGNTPEEAEQILGKLRVMRAQSARASNPFETIVPLVTPLEAPTLRRLEEHGMTGANSFPFSFTLGPRSTLVQKRDQMLRFGETVIAQTNR